In Mangifera indica cultivar Alphonso chromosome 1, CATAS_Mindica_2.1, whole genome shotgun sequence, a single genomic region encodes these proteins:
- the LOC123204060 gene encoding DEAD-box ATP-dependent RNA helicase 16-like — translation MAKNKEKPSREIQQEEDEQMEQSGEEEEKSFDELGLDLRLVHALRKKAIEKPTPIQEVAIPLILEGKDVVARAKTGSGKTFAYLLPLLHRLFNESLSKSKLGPAALILVPTRELSQQVYSEIISLIELCKGQVQLKVVQLTSSMPASDLRAALAGLPDVVVSTPGCIPKCLSTGALQSKSFSDSLKILVLDEADLLLSYGYEDDLKALTALVPRGCQCLLMSATSSSDIEKLKKLILHNPFILTLPEVRDVKDDIIPKNVQQFWISCSENDKLLYILALLKLELIQKKALIFTNTIDMGFRLKLFLEKFGIRSAILNAELPQNSRLHILEGFNAGLFDYLIATDDSQTKDKEQADSGGHADSRKSRKNAKPKLDSEFGVVRGIDFKNVHTVINFEMPQNAAGYVHRIGRTGRAYNTGASVSLVSPNETEVFEEIKSFVGDDDNKESNIIAPFPLLTKNAVESLRYRAEDVSKSVTKVAIRESRAQDLRNEIINSEKLKAHFEVNPKDLDLLKHDKVLSKKPPAPHLRDVPDYLLDPTTQEARKMVKLARAVMGNSNPSRRQGSKRKSRKNGDPLKTFSAEGPKRAHKGGMKKEGRDGNDTPKHKKIKSV, via the exons atggctaaaaataaagaaaaaccaTCAAGGGAAATTcaacaagaagaagatgaacaaaTGGAACAATCAGGAGAAGAAGAGGAGAAGAGCTTTGACGAGCTTGGTTTAGACCTCCGTCTAGTTCACGCACTAAGGAAAAAGGCCATTGAGAAACCGACCCCAATTCAAGAAGTTGCCATCCCTCTCATTCTA GAAGGCAAGGACGTGGTTGCGCGGGCTAAAACGGGTTCTGGGAAGACTTTTGCTTACCTTCTTCCTTTACTTCACAGGCTATTCAATGAGTCTTTATCCAAGAGCAAGCTTGGCCCAGCCGCGTTAATTCTCGTCCCAACCCGGGAATTGAGCCAGCAG GTTTATTCGGAGATTATATCACTTATTGAGCTTTGTAAGGGTCAAGTTCAATTGAAAGTTGTGCAGTTGACTAGTAGCATGCCTGCCTCTGATTTG CGGGCTGCATTGGCTGGACTGCCTGATGTTGTGGTTTCTACTCCTGGTTGCATACCAAAATGTTTATCTACTGGTGCACTTCAATCCAAATCTTTTAGTGATTCACTAAAAATTCTTGTTCTTGATGAG gcAGATCTTTTGTTGTCATATGGCTATGAAGATGATCTGAAAGCTCTAACAGCTCTTGTGCCAAGAGGCTGCCAGTGTCTTCTTATGTCTGCTACTTCAAG TTCTGATATTGAAAAACTAAAGAAGTTGATTCTACACAATCCCTTCATTTTGACCTTGCCAGAAGTTAGAGATGTTAAAGATGATATTATCCCCAAAAATGTTCAACAATTTTGG ATTTCATGCAGTGAAAATGATAAGTTGCTTTACATCCTTGCCCTTTTGAAGTTAGAGTTAATTCAGAAAAAAGCTCTGATATTCACTAATACAATTGACATGGGATTCAGACTGAAACTATTTTTGGAAAAG TTTGGTATCAGGTCTGCTATATTGAATGCTGAGCTACCTCAGAATTCTCGTCTTCATATCCTTGAG GGATTTAACGCTGggctttttgattatttgattgcaACTGATGATAGCCAAACAAAAGATAAGGAGCAAGCTGACAGTGGTGGTCATGCTGACTCAAGGAAATCTAGAAAGAATGCCAAGCCAAAATTAGATTCTGAATTTGGTGTAGTGAGGGGAATTGACTTCAAAAATGTACACACG gttataaattttgaaatgcctCAAAATGCAGCAGGATACGTTCATCGAATTGGACGTACTGGAAGAGCCTACAATACTGGTGCTTCAGTTTCTCTG GTTTCTCCTAATGAGACGGAAgtctttgaagaaattaaatcGTTTGTGGGTGATGATGATAACAAGGAGTCAAATATTATTGCACCATTTCCTTTGCTCACTAAGAATGCAGTGGAATCTTTACGATACAGAGCTGAG GATGTTTCTAAGAGTGTGACAAAAGTTGCCATCAGAGAATCACGAGCTCAGGAtttaagaaatgaaattatCAACTCCGAAAA gttAAAGGCTCATTTTGAAGTTAATCCAAAGGACTTAG ATCTGTTAAAACATGACAAGGTCCTGAGCAAGAAGCCCCCTGCTCCTCACCTACGCGATGTGCCTGACTACCTTTTAGACCCAACTACTCAAGAAGCCCGCAAAATGGTCAAATTGGCAAGAGCTGTGATGGGAAATAGTAACCCTTCTCGTCGCCAGGGATCTAAgagaaaatctagaaaaaatgGCGATCCTCTCAAGACTTTCTCGGCTGAG GGACCAAAGAGAGCTCATAAAGGTGGGATGAAGAAAGAGGGAAGAGATGGTAATGATACTCCtaaacataaaaagataaaatcagtCTGA